In Paenibacillus sp. G2S3, a single window of DNA contains:
- the sbnA gene encoding 2,3-diaminopropionate biosynthesis protein SbnA, producing MGNHRIAEHYERILHMIIVGIHLRAAACGQQEAAIMLLDKDKLQDKLLEVIEVFPWYKGLISGERTNYSLETLPLMTSTTLDTYYYNQPIDPSLTIYRTSGTSSGRRKAILYSKEDDKHYIDIKTKLYGDLIAGSGCVSALADMGTGHAANTALFIFERLGLEHHSIPFELPIEQHIEQLQTFKPDLLYTMPSILDHIVHATRDPRAFGIRKIILVGEIASLGWQRNMAGLFGLEPHDIIDTYGSIEMGTIAYYSHDLGRYIFADGIFAEGIGTQEIGEELSPLSNDESVLVLTSTVRKMLPAIRFVTYDVVRDFRSVMIDGVEKQSFSSIVKRVGRELKHGEKISLYDIEQVVYRHIEDAIIRVKVWKNALTVYIKSKSVDNTIVPKIKEEIRECIPEIGMMIRNHLLDDIEVIIVAKDVPMDSGKVKNKKLYYQKDKDRVERDFTDGILSTIGNTPLIKLKSLFYKSEFDVYAKMELMNPGGSAKDRPALRMIQEAWKEGTIGPGTTIIESSSGNMAISLAMICKYLGMRFISVIDPRTTETNLQILKALDAKIDYVANPDPVTGEFLPARLNRVQQLLAEIPGSYWPNQYANANNYLAHYHTTMKEIVTELERVDYLFCSVSTCGTIRGLGEYVRDHGLRTKIVAVDAEGSAIFGGNQAIRRFPGLGAGIVPPFCRSDLIDHIVHVSDSDIVKGCRMLAENESILAGASSGGIIAAVKQMEPELAPGAVCAIILHDKGERYLDTVYSDSWIQSQFGRELLTESGDLPEI from the coding sequence TTGGGCAACCATCGAATCGCAGAACACTATGAAAGAATTCTACATATGATTATTGTAGGTATTCATCTACGGGCTGCAGCATGCGGTCAACAGGAGGCGGCCATCATGCTGCTCGACAAAGACAAATTGCAGGATAAGTTGCTTGAAGTAATTGAGGTGTTTCCCTGGTATAAGGGGCTAATCAGCGGCGAAAGAACAAATTATAGCTTAGAGACGCTCCCGCTTATGACGTCCACAACGCTAGATACCTATTATTATAATCAACCCATTGATCCTTCTTTGACCATATACAGGACATCGGGTACAAGCTCAGGCCGTCGAAAAGCCATACTTTACTCTAAGGAAGACGATAAGCACTATATAGATATTAAAACGAAGCTGTACGGTGATCTTATTGCGGGAAGCGGATGTGTTAGCGCTTTGGCGGATATGGGTACTGGGCATGCGGCGAACACTGCGCTGTTTATTTTTGAGCGGTTAGGATTGGAACATCATTCAATTCCCTTCGAATTACCGATCGAGCAGCATATTGAACAGCTTCAAACCTTCAAGCCTGACTTACTCTACACAATGCCTTCCATCCTTGATCATATCGTACATGCTACTAGAGATCCGCGTGCTTTTGGAATCCGCAAGATTATTTTGGTTGGGGAAATCGCCTCATTAGGGTGGCAACGGAATATGGCCGGTCTGTTCGGTCTTGAACCGCACGACATCATTGATACGTATGGCTCCATTGAAATGGGCACGATTGCTTATTATTCACATGATCTTGGCAGGTATATTTTTGCTGATGGGATTTTTGCGGAAGGGATCGGGACGCAGGAGATTGGCGAAGAACTAAGTCCGCTTAGTAATGACGAAAGTGTTCTTGTGCTTACCTCAACTGTGCGCAAAATGCTACCAGCTATTCGTTTCGTTACCTATGACGTTGTTAGGGATTTTAGGTCTGTGATGATAGATGGTGTGGAGAAGCAGAGCTTTAGTTCCATCGTCAAACGAGTGGGACGGGAGCTGAAGCATGGCGAGAAAATCAGCCTGTACGATATCGAGCAGGTTGTATACCGTCATATAGAAGATGCGATCATCCGGGTCAAAGTATGGAAGAACGCGCTGACCGTTTACATCAAAAGTAAATCTGTGGATAACACCATTGTCCCGAAGATCAAAGAGGAAATTAGGGAATGCATTCCGGAAATCGGCATGATGATTCGAAACCATCTGCTGGACGATATTGAGGTTATTATAGTAGCCAAAGACGTGCCGATGGACAGCGGAAAGGTTAAGAACAAAAAGCTATATTACCAGAAAGATAAAGATCGCGTAGAGAGGGACTTCACTGACGGTATTTTGTCGACTATCGGAAATACGCCATTAATCAAGCTGAAGAGCTTGTTCTATAAAAGTGAGTTTGATGTCTATGCAAAAATGGAGCTGATGAACCCGGGGGGAAGCGCAAAAGACCGTCCCGCCCTGCGGATGATCCAAGAGGCATGGAAGGAAGGAACAATAGGTCCGGGAACCACCATTATTGAATCGAGCTCTGGAAATATGGCGATCAGCTTGGCCATGATTTGCAAGTATTTAGGAATGCGTTTTATCAGCGTTATCGATCCTAGAACCACAGAAACGAATCTACAAATTCTGAAGGCGTTGGATGCCAAAATCGATTATGTGGCCAATCCCGATCCCGTAACAGGTGAGTTTCTTCCTGCTAGGCTGAACCGTGTACAGCAGTTATTGGCGGAAATACCGGGCAGCTACTGGCCGAATCAGTATGCGAATGCAAATAATTATTTAGCCCATTACCATACGACAATGAAAGAAATCGTGACTGAACTTGAACGAGTGGATTATTTATTTTGCAGCGTTAGTACATGCGGCACCATTCGGGGCCTTGGGGAATACGTAAGAGATCACGGACTTCGGACCAAGATCGTGGCTGTCGATGCAGAGGGAAGTGCGATTTTTGGAGGCAATCAGGCAATACGGCGGTTCCCAGGGCTGGGTGCTGGTATCGTACCACCCTTCTGCAGATCAGATCTAATCGATCATATCGTGCATGTCTCGGATTCAGATATCGTAAAAGGTTGCCGGATGTTGGCGGAGAACGAATCCATTTTGGCAGGCGCATCTTCCGGTGGGATCATTGCTGCAGTCAAGCAGATGGAGCCAGAATTGGCTCCGGGAGCTGTCTGCGCAATCATTCTGCATGATAAGGGAGAACGCTACCTCGATACCGTATACTCTGACTCATGGATTCAGAGCCAGTTTGGACGGGAGCTTTTGACTGAAAGCGGCGATCTTCCTGAGATTTAA
- a CDS encoding 2,3-diaminopropionate biosynthesis protein SbnB, whose amino-acid sequence MLYLNDRDIRAVGVDWPDLVESVETAVGIIDSGDYAQPVKPYLRYKNPQNRIIAMPAYVGGKVNTAGIKWISSFPNNILTGRPRAHSIIVLNDHSTGQPSAVLNSPLPSIVRTASISGLMIRYYMQARSLEQIHLGIIGWGPIGQYHCQMVTALYGDRIERIRIYDIKGVDLSGFSSLYSDRIEVAETWADVYQHSNIFITCTVSEHRYIDLPPEKGSLLLNVSLRDYKPKALASVKAIIVDDWDEVCRENTDIEQLHLKQGLTRDGTRRITDVVFRHSLAEFSEDEPIFFCPMGMAVFDIATAVYYVKQAREKGIGTELE is encoded by the coding sequence ATGCTGTACTTAAATGATCGAGATATACGGGCAGTAGGTGTTGATTGGCCTGACCTTGTGGAGTCGGTAGAAACTGCAGTAGGTATCATCGATTCAGGTGATTACGCGCAGCCGGTAAAGCCTTATCTCAGGTATAAGAATCCTCAAAACCGGATTATTGCAATGCCCGCGTACGTAGGGGGAAAGGTGAATACTGCAGGGATCAAATGGATTTCTAGCTTTCCGAATAATATTTTGACTGGTCGTCCCCGTGCACATAGCATTATTGTATTGAATGACCACAGTACAGGGCAGCCTTCAGCCGTCCTGAACTCACCACTCCCCAGCATCGTAAGGACGGCTTCCATCAGCGGACTGATGATCCGTTACTATATGCAGGCGCGGTCGTTGGAACAGATTCATCTCGGTATTATCGGCTGGGGCCCGATTGGCCAGTATCATTGTCAAATGGTTACGGCTCTGTATGGAGATCGAATCGAACGTATCCGTATTTACGATATCAAGGGAGTAGATTTGTCAGGATTCTCATCTTTATACAGTGATAGAATAGAAGTGGCAGAGACATGGGCGGATGTTTATCAGCATTCTAATATCTTCATTACTTGTACCGTATCAGAACATCGGTATATCGATCTCCCCCCTGAAAAGGGTAGCCTTCTGCTGAATGTTTCACTTCGTGATTATAAGCCGAAGGCTTTAGCTTCGGTAAAAGCCATCATTGTCGACGATTGGGATGAAGTGTGCCGTGAGAATACGGACATTGAGCAGCTTCATCTGAAACAGGGGCTAACTCGTGACGGCACTCGACGGATTACCGATGTCGTCTTTCGCCACAGCCTAGCTGAATTCAGCGAAGATGAACCGATCTTCTTCTGCCCGATGGGGATGGCCGTCTTCGATATTGCTACAGCGGTGTATTATGTGAAGCAAGCGAGGGAAAAAGGGATAGGAACTGAGCTGGAGTAG
- a CDS encoding LysR family transcriptional regulator, translating into MDVRVLRYFLTVAKVGNITNAAEILHITQPTLSRQLMDLEDELGTSLFTRGKRQITLTDSGLLFQQRAKEIVSLLEKTERDLAEQKDLVGGVVSIGCVESTVSRALPELLEEFSNRHPKVQYELYSADGDDIREKLDRGNIDIGILLEPIEAAKYDYIHLPYQEQWGILMRRDDLLAQKTSIGIQDILTLPLILPRRTIVQNEIASWLGVENGSLRIFASHNLLTNAMLLVEQKLGYAICVSGSYSIRESDRTCFVPFEPERTTSHVLAWKKNKLFSSATAHFIQFIKDTYHS; encoded by the coding sequence GTGGATGTTCGTGTTCTCAGATATTTTTTAACAGTTGCTAAGGTAGGCAATATAACCAATGCGGCGGAAATCCTCCACATTACCCAGCCAACTTTAAGCCGGCAGCTTATGGATCTGGAAGATGAGCTGGGGACCAGCTTGTTTACTCGGGGAAAAAGGCAGATTACATTAACAGACAGTGGACTTTTATTTCAGCAACGTGCAAAAGAGATTGTTTCATTATTGGAGAAAACAGAAAGAGATCTGGCGGAACAAAAGGATCTGGTGGGTGGCGTAGTCTCTATCGGCTGTGTAGAGTCCACGGTATCCCGGGCGTTGCCGGAGTTATTAGAGGAATTCTCCAATCGGCATCCTAAGGTACAATATGAATTGTACAGTGCTGATGGGGATGATATTCGAGAGAAGCTAGACCGAGGAAATATCGACATCGGTATATTATTAGAGCCCATTGAAGCCGCCAAATATGATTATATTCACTTGCCTTATCAGGAACAGTGGGGCATTCTTATGCGACGAGATGATCTTCTCGCCCAGAAAACTTCTATTGGCATTCAGGATATTCTTACTTTACCGCTAATTCTACCTCGACGTACGATTGTACAAAATGAGATCGCAAGCTGGCTTGGGGTCGAGAATGGGAGCCTTCGTATCTTTGCCTCACATAATCTTTTGACAAACGCCATGCTTCTAGTAGAACAAAAGCTTGGCTATGCCATTTGTGTGAGTGGCTCATATTCTATCCGGGAAAGTGATCGTACCTGTTTTGTTCCATTTGAACCTGAACGAACTACAAGTCATGTATTGGCTTGGAAAAAAAATAAGCTATTCAGCTCAGCCACTGCACATTTTATTCAATTTATTAAAGATACCTATCATTCATAA
- a CDS encoding MATE family efflux transporter, with product MSEMQTALTKPRLFSDKQLMKLFLPLIVEQLLESLMGLVNSIMVASVGESAVSGVSLVEMVMLLLISLFAALATGGAVIVGQYLGKKQENQAREAANQLVWFAGVAGLVIMVLIYLLKGFILHGLFGTITEEVYGHANTYLLIIGASVPFLALYNAGAAIFRTMGNSRLPMNIMLVMNLVNIAGNALLVYGLDMGTTGIAIPTLISRIGAAVCIIVLVSNPKNLLSLKKTLRHKFDGRMIKQIMRIGVPYGLENGMFYIGRLLILSLVSTFGTAAIAANSVGSTIASLQALPGMAIGLGMSVVISRCVGAGEYAQAKYYTKKIMGIIYLAQVVSSIVSLALFPSILSIYHFSPEAELWATRIVWSHAIVMMLIWPFGNALPTVFRAAGDAKFPMIVSMITMMGCRILFAYVLVYWFHMDMFATWIAVYCDWLIKGALFIWRYISGKWTKFQAIQ from the coding sequence ATGAGTGAAATGCAAACGGCGCTTACGAAACCAAGATTATTTTCAGATAAGCAATTAATGAAATTATTCCTCCCCTTAATTGTAGAACAATTATTAGAATCTCTGATGGGCTTGGTCAATTCGATCATGGTAGCTTCCGTCGGTGAATCAGCAGTATCGGGTGTATCCTTGGTAGAAATGGTTATGTTACTGCTGATCAGTTTATTTGCAGCGTTAGCAACCGGAGGGGCTGTGATTGTTGGTCAATATCTTGGAAAAAAACAGGAGAATCAGGCCAGAGAGGCAGCGAATCAACTCGTTTGGTTTGCCGGTGTTGCGGGACTTGTGATTATGGTTTTGATTTATTTGTTGAAAGGATTTATTTTACACGGGTTATTTGGAACGATTACAGAAGAAGTGTATGGACACGCGAATACTTATTTATTAATTATTGGGGCGTCTGTTCCTTTTCTGGCGCTTTATAATGCTGGTGCAGCGATATTCAGAACGATGGGGAACTCCAGATTGCCTATGAATATTATGTTGGTTATGAATCTTGTGAATATCGCAGGGAATGCTTTGTTGGTTTATGGGCTTGATATGGGAACTACAGGAATTGCTATACCAACCCTAATCTCCAGGATAGGTGCTGCTGTTTGTATTATTGTGCTTGTATCTAACCCAAAGAATCTCTTATCTCTGAAAAAGACCCTGCGGCATAAATTTGATGGCAGGATGATCAAGCAGATTATGAGAATTGGTGTACCTTATGGACTGGAAAATGGAATGTTTTATATTGGACGGTTATTAATATTAAGTTTAGTCTCGACTTTTGGAACAGCGGCTATTGCAGCGAATTCTGTAGGGAGTACGATTGCTTCCTTGCAGGCGTTACCCGGAATGGCCATCGGCTTAGGGATGTCTGTTGTGATTTCCAGATGTGTAGGTGCTGGAGAGTATGCTCAAGCTAAGTATTATACGAAAAAGATTATGGGTATAATCTATTTGGCACAGGTGGTTAGTTCCATTGTGAGTTTAGCTTTGTTTCCAAGTATACTGAGTATTTATCATTTTTCACCAGAAGCGGAGCTATGGGCAACAAGGATTGTATGGAGCCATGCGATCGTCATGATGTTGATCTGGCCTTTTGGGAATGCACTACCAACCGTTTTTCGTGCGGCCGGAGATGCGAAATTCCCTATGATCGTCAGCATGATTACGATGATGGGTTGTAGAATTCTGTTTGCTTATGTATTGGTTTATTGGTTTCATATGGATATGTTTGCAACGTGGATCGCAGTCTATTGTGATTGGTTGATTAAAGGGGCATTATTTATTTGGCGGTATATTAGTGGGAAATGGACAAAGTTCCAGGCGATACAATAA
- a CDS encoding TetR/AcrR family transcriptional regulator, which yields MNLREKQMQMTREIIKDTALSLFCAQGIERTDMAQIAEQAGVSRRTLYHHYKDKEELAAQIYVLNLERMFGQLLFDFDFEQPVQSLENILDKYLALRDHQESLIYYDAIFGVYYSTLSKNPAELPDFKKAMEGWYARLIRLETIPLAPEEKNKWLSILQKSTHLYFMYLQKAVIITHQRGGVVTEEDRATDRQFKDFIMHGVRHSR from the coding sequence ATGAATTTGCGTGAAAAGCAGATGCAAATGACAAGGGAGATCATTAAGGATACAGCGCTCAGCTTGTTCTGTGCTCAAGGTATTGAGCGCACGGATATGGCTCAGATTGCGGAACAAGCCGGTGTCTCCCGGCGCACTTTGTATCATCATTATAAGGACAAAGAAGAATTAGCCGCTCAAATCTATGTCCTTAACCTGGAGCGGATGTTTGGACAGCTACTGTTTGATTTTGATTTTGAACAGCCGGTACAATCACTGGAGAACATTCTGGATAAATATTTGGCGCTACGAGATCATCAGGAGTCACTGATTTACTATGATGCCATTTTTGGAGTTTACTACAGCACCCTTTCTAAGAATCCTGCGGAACTGCCTGACTTTAAGAAGGCCATGGAAGGCTGGTATGCGCGGCTTATACGGCTTGAGACAATACCATTGGCCCCGGAGGAAAAAAATAAGTGGCTGAGCATTCTGCAGAAGTCCACCCACCTGTATTTCATGTATTTACAAAAAGCCGTTATTATTACCCATCAGCGAGGCGGTGTGGTTACCGAGGAAGACCGTGCAACGGACCGACAATTCAAGGATTTCATTATGCATGGCGTACGGCATTCCCGATGA
- a CDS encoding pectin acetylesterase-family hydrolase yields the protein MRRMGKITIFTSIGLLSLVLIAILAISAFVIKRPETTTPVIMEVKPYEWNKVKLDENVISSDGSEYFIWNKKGETNNWIIFFSGGGASWDAQSAAHPIKLMNFIKGGDTGNYFPNIPFYMLTLLRGMMDTDNPANPFHGWNVVYLPYSTGDFHIGNRTVEYKKEDGSTFTMRYNGSNNVRSSLDWIYANVDKPDKLLIAGESAGGFGSAFWAPEIASHYKDSEIFQYSDSSFLKSDKWPNVVNKEWQADFVKNFGYTPEADIIGAAFKANGHLLPANAVILQSYSVFDEILIHFQNNINDYKGPRDQSIINEWSQEMRQSVSSLAATLPNYYYYLTDYGLNAKTGTTPHTFATRETFFQAEQDGVKLLKWLGDAVNHQKPYSVGSKFLMTSKTAQK from the coding sequence ATGAGAAGAATGGGGAAAATCACGATATTCACAAGCATTGGATTATTGAGCCTTGTTTTGATTGCTATTCTTGCGATTAGCGCTTTTGTAATCAAGAGACCGGAAACCACCACCCCCGTAATCATGGAAGTGAAGCCTTACGAGTGGAATAAAGTCAAGCTGGACGAAAATGTCATTTCAAGTGATGGATCAGAGTATTTTATCTGGAATAAAAAGGGCGAAACTAATAACTGGATCATCTTCTTTTCCGGGGGCGGGGCCAGTTGGGATGCCCAAAGCGCCGCGCACCCAATCAAGCTCATGAACTTCATTAAAGGTGGAGATACAGGCAACTATTTCCCCAACATTCCCTTCTATATGCTGACCTTGCTAAGAGGCATGATGGATACGGATAACCCTGCCAATCCTTTTCATGGCTGGAATGTGGTCTACCTTCCCTATTCGACGGGTGATTTCCATATCGGTAACCGTACGGTTGAATATAAAAAAGAGGACGGCAGCACCTTTACAATGCGTTATAACGGCAGCAATAACGTGCGAAGCAGCCTTGATTGGATATATGCCAACGTGGATAAGCCCGACAAACTGCTGATTGCAGGCGAAAGTGCTGGTGGATTCGGGTCCGCCTTCTGGGCTCCGGAGATCGCCTCTCATTACAAAGACTCCGAGATCTTCCAATATTCAGACAGTTCCTTCCTGAAATCAGACAAGTGGCCAAATGTTGTGAATAAGGAATGGCAGGCAGACTTCGTTAAGAACTTTGGGTATACCCCCGAAGCGGATATCATCGGGGCAGCATTTAAAGCGAACGGTCATCTACTGCCTGCGAATGCGGTAATATTGCAATCCTACTCGGTATTTGACGAGATTCTGATCCACTTTCAGAACAACATCAACGATTACAAGGGGCCCAGAGATCAAAGCATTATTAATGAATGGTCACAGGAAATGCGGCAATCTGTATCTTCTTTGGCTGCCACTTTACCTAATTACTATTACTATCTGACCGACTATGGACTAAATGCTAAGACGGGGACAACCCCACACACTTTTGCAACCCGAGAGACCTTCTTTCAGGCTGAACAAGATGGTGTGAAGCTTCTGAAATGGTTAGGTGACGCGGTCAACCATCAGAAACCCTATTCCGTGGGCAGCAAGTTCCTCATGACATCGAAGACCGCTCAGAAATAG